One window from the genome of Nicotiana tomentosiformis chromosome 5, ASM39032v3, whole genome shotgun sequence encodes:
- the LOC104086744 gene encoding OVARIAN TUMOR DOMAIN-containing deubiquitinating enzyme 12-like isoform X1, whose amino-acid sequence MTVYELDPDVVRWNLHLIDVCSINNGGSLRTVTQYDRDFSQDGYVREGYCEPTHVNVENDEVIARALQEELSRLSVVDSVESSHTEEEHRKASVLAQDWVASTRRNYNFALDGNEEDRDGNGMITFCPRTAASSNWEHQEVSPEIEDESLLDGEVGKRLNQLAAIPHVPKINGDIPSVDEATSDHQRLMDRLEVYDLFELKVSGDGNCQFRSLSDQIYRSIEHHKFVREQVVKQLKFRRELYEGYVPMVYDEYLKKMSKAGEWGDHITLQAAADSYGVKIFVITSFKDTCYIEILPQIQKSKRIIFLSFWAEVHYNSIYPQGGNDRDEEVIDATQVTTQVTGSNT is encoded by the exons ATGACTGTTTATGAGCTAGATCCTGACGTAGTGAGGTGGAATCTCCACCTTATAGATGTTTGTTCTATAAACAATGGTGGTTCTCTCAgaactgttactcagtatgacaGGGATTTTTCTCAAGATGGATATGTGAGAGAAGGTTATTGTGAGCCTACGCATGTTAACGTGGAGAATGATGAGGTAATTGCCCGTGCCCTTCAGGAGGAACTATCACGACTTTCAGTCGTGGATTCTGTAGAATCTTCACACACTGAAGAAGAACATCGAAAAGCATCAGTTCTTGCTCAGGATTGGGTTGCATCGACGAGGAGAAATTACAATTTTG CACTTGATGGCAATGAGGAAGACAGAGATGGTAACGGAATGATAACATTTTGCCCTCGCACAGCTGCATCATCCAATTGGGAGCATCAAGAAGTTTCACCGGAGATAGAGGATGAATCTCTTCTTGATGGTGAAGTAGGGAAACGGCTGAATCAGTTGGCTGCCATCCCT CATGTTCCCAAAATCAATGGAGATATACCCTCAGTAGATGAAGCCACGTCAGATCATCAAAGGCTGATGGACAG GTTGGAAGTATATGATCTATTTGAGTTAAAAGTATCTGGAGATGGCAACTGTCAG TTCCGCTCATTGTCAGACCAAATATATCGCAGTATCGAGCATCACAAATTTGTGAGGGAACAAGTTGTTAAACAG ctCAAGTTCCGTAGGGAGTTGTATGAGGGTTATGTTCCGATGGTCTATGATGAATACTTGAAGAAAATGAGCAA GGCTGGCGAATGGGGTGATCATATAACTTTGCAGGCTGCTGCTGATTCA TATGGTGTTAAGATATTTGTCATTACTTCATTTAAGGATACCTGCTACATTGAGATTCTTCCACAAATTCAAAAGTCAAAGAGAA TCATCTTTTTGAGCTTTTGGGCCGAAGTGCACTACAATTCAATCTATCCGCAAGGAG
- the LOC104086744 gene encoding OVARIAN TUMOR DOMAIN-containing deubiquitinating enzyme 12-like isoform X2: protein MTVYELDPDVVRWNLHLIDVCSINNGGSLRTVTQYDRDFSQDGYVREGYCEPTHVNVENDEVIARALQEELSRLSVVDSVESSHTEEEHRKASVLAQDWVASTRRNYNFALDGNEEDRDGNGMITFCPRTAASSNWEHQEVSPEIEDESLLDGEVGKRLNQLAAIPHVPKINGDIPSVDEATSDHQRLMDRLEVYDLFELKVSGDGNCQFRSLSDQIYRSIEHHKFVREQVVKQLKFRRELYEGYVPMVYDEYLKKMSKAGEWGDHITLQAAADSYGVKIFVITSFKDTCYIEILPQIQKSKRIIFLSFWAEVHYNSIYPQGEFPAGETRKRKKWWWLG from the exons ATGACTGTTTATGAGCTAGATCCTGACGTAGTGAGGTGGAATCTCCACCTTATAGATGTTTGTTCTATAAACAATGGTGGTTCTCTCAgaactgttactcagtatgacaGGGATTTTTCTCAAGATGGATATGTGAGAGAAGGTTATTGTGAGCCTACGCATGTTAACGTGGAGAATGATGAGGTAATTGCCCGTGCCCTTCAGGAGGAACTATCACGACTTTCAGTCGTGGATTCTGTAGAATCTTCACACACTGAAGAAGAACATCGAAAAGCATCAGTTCTTGCTCAGGATTGGGTTGCATCGACGAGGAGAAATTACAATTTTG CACTTGATGGCAATGAGGAAGACAGAGATGGTAACGGAATGATAACATTTTGCCCTCGCACAGCTGCATCATCCAATTGGGAGCATCAAGAAGTTTCACCGGAGATAGAGGATGAATCTCTTCTTGATGGTGAAGTAGGGAAACGGCTGAATCAGTTGGCTGCCATCCCT CATGTTCCCAAAATCAATGGAGATATACCCTCAGTAGATGAAGCCACGTCAGATCATCAAAGGCTGATGGACAG GTTGGAAGTATATGATCTATTTGAGTTAAAAGTATCTGGAGATGGCAACTGTCAG TTCCGCTCATTGTCAGACCAAATATATCGCAGTATCGAGCATCACAAATTTGTGAGGGAACAAGTTGTTAAACAG ctCAAGTTCCGTAGGGAGTTGTATGAGGGTTATGTTCCGATGGTCTATGATGAATACTTGAAGAAAATGAGCAA GGCTGGCGAATGGGGTGATCATATAACTTTGCAGGCTGCTGCTGATTCA TATGGTGTTAAGATATTTGTCATTACTTCATTTAAGGATACCTGCTACATTGAGATTCTTCCACAAATTCAAAAGTCAAAGAGAA TCATCTTTTTGAGCTTTTGGGCCGAAGTGCACTACAATTCAATCTATCCGCAAGGAG AGTTTCCTGCTGGAGAGAcccgaaaaagaaaaaaatggtgGTGGCTAGGCTGA